From Heliomicrobium modesticaldum Ice1, a single genomic window includes:
- a CDS encoding GatB/YqeY domain-containing protein, whose translation MSLKERLMEDMKQAMKDKEAGKFRLSVIRMARSAIQKVEIDKRRDLTEEETIDVLAREVKQRRDSIAEYEKAGRSDAVEALKEEIALLTAYLPQQLSEEEVRALVREAVAETGAQSPKDMGKVMGILMPKVKGRADGKLVNQVVKEFLG comes from the coding sequence ATGTCGCTGAAGGAACGTTTGATGGAGGACATGAAGCAGGCGATGAAGGACAAAGAGGCTGGCAAGTTCCGCCTCTCTGTTATTCGCATGGCTCGGTCCGCCATTCAGAAAGTGGAAATCGATAAACGGCGCGATCTCACGGAAGAAGAGACTATCGATGTGCTTGCCCGGGAAGTGAAGCAGCGCCGCGATTCCATCGCTGAGTATGAAAAAGCGGGTCGCTCCGATGCCGTGGAAGCGCTGAAAGAAGAAATCGCGCTTCTGACCGCGTATCTTCCCCAACAACTTTCCGAAGAAGAGGTCCGCGCGCTGGTGCGGGAAGCTGTGGCGGAGACAGGCGCACAGAGCCCCAAAGACATGGGCAAGGTCATGGGGATTCTGATGCCGAAGGTCAAAGGTCGCGCTGACGGTAAACTGGTCAACCAGGTCGTCAAGGAGTTCCTTGGCTAA
- a CDS encoding 16S rRNA (uracil(1498)-N(3))-methyltransferase codes for MYRFLFEPRNLTGARVCLDREESQHLSKVLRLRAGDAVLAFDGQGNEYEAIVAEINGDKAFLESLRPTGASREAPIRLWLLQGVAKGEKMELVIQKATELGVEKIFPVLTERSVVRFDAAKAKERRDRWQKIAREAAKQCWRTVIPEVQLPAAWAEVITDWDMTMPLLIPWEKEQGKGLKQVLTVLKKEGLLHDSPAKVIGLAIGPEGGLTAAEVALARDRGARTVSLGPRILRTETAGIAALAAIMYELGDWG; via the coding sequence ATGTATCGATTTCTCTTTGAACCTAGGAATCTGACCGGTGCTCGCGTCTGCCTCGATCGAGAAGAGAGCCAGCATCTCTCTAAGGTGCTGCGCCTGCGCGCCGGTGATGCTGTGCTTGCCTTTGACGGGCAGGGGAATGAGTATGAAGCCATCGTCGCCGAGATCAATGGCGACAAGGCTTTTCTCGAAAGCCTGCGCCCTACCGGTGCTTCGCGGGAGGCGCCGATCCGCCTCTGGTTGCTTCAGGGCGTCGCTAAGGGAGAAAAGATGGAGCTGGTGATCCAAAAGGCTACCGAGCTTGGTGTGGAAAAAATCTTTCCTGTTCTGACCGAACGGTCTGTCGTGCGTTTCGACGCCGCCAAAGCGAAGGAACGGCGCGATCGCTGGCAGAAGATCGCCCGTGAAGCAGCCAAACAGTGCTGGCGCACGGTTATTCCCGAGGTGCAGCTCCCGGCAGCATGGGCAGAAGTCATCACCGATTGGGATATGACGATGCCCCTCCTGATCCCCTGGGAGAAAGAGCAGGGAAAGGGGCTAAAGCAGGTGCTCACTGTCCTGAAAAAGGAGGGGCTCCTTCACGACAGCCCCGCTAAAGTCATCGGCCTCGCCATCGGCCCTGAGGGCGGATTAACGGCGGCAGAGGTGGCCCTCGCGCGAGACCGAGGCGCTCGGACTGTCAGCCTCGGTCCCCGGATTTTGCGGACCGAGACGGCTGGCATCGCCGCCCTGGCCGCCATCATGTACGAACTGGGGGATTGGGGATGA
- a CDS encoding HD family phosphohydrolase, protein MAYSQMAALLTLALRKFWQYRIVRRVVFGFTFFLIYTVILALPHLSSLETLEVGQKSQKDIKSPITKEIVDEERTRLAREQKVNATPPVYTHDPNVVGRSQQDIDRLFKAISDYQRSDGETANSSEPASSGTPAEQRRWEQLKVQMNVPIPENVLRKLVSMRPESLAFIQTETQNQIADLSGMPGLTDTLDELPEGMPLTRSAGRVLPYSMQEARAIVLERIDGSVLTQESKEILRNLIPLFLRPNSTLDVDATKRLRNEVRQSVAPITFLVRKDDVIVRAGDIVTEEQIQLLSQLELLRTGSAWLKPAGIALLVLVNMMIVLWYLRTYRRDLYLDERMLLLLALMSMLSLLTARSIASINLHEQREIYNQLLYVIPAATGPMLIAILLDTRVAIFMSFVISVFIGVIADGSIPHAIVAWIGSLVGVYSVSRFSQRMDFARAGLTMAVANAFTVFAIGLATGVKLPLIATYGLPMALVNGILSSVFMIGSLPYLESAFKLTTSVKLLELANPNHPLLRRLLMEAPGTYHHSLLVGNLGEAAAEMIGADALLVRLGAYYHDVGKIRRPAFFIENQAQGQNPHDKIAPSLSTLIITSHVKDGAELCREAGLPSQVIDLVEQHHGNTLVSYFYHRAREADRTESVQEGDFRYDGPKPQSKEAALIMLADTVEAAVRSLPQPTSGKIEGLVRKLIREKLNDGQLEECDLTFKDLDRIAQAFCRVFNGIYHMRIEYPEGVSKELDGRKRSGTVYSG, encoded by the coding sequence GTGGCCTACAGCCAAATGGCGGCCCTGTTGACGTTGGCGCTGCGAAAGTTTTGGCAATACCGGATAGTACGCCGAGTCGTTTTTGGCTTCACTTTTTTTCTGATCTATACGGTGATCCTGGCGTTGCCCCACCTGTCTTCTCTTGAAACGCTGGAAGTAGGGCAAAAAAGTCAGAAAGATATCAAATCACCGATCACGAAGGAGATCGTTGACGAGGAACGAACCCGGTTGGCTCGCGAACAAAAGGTGAATGCCACACCGCCTGTCTACACCCACGATCCCAACGTGGTCGGACGAAGCCAACAGGATATCGACCGGTTGTTTAAAGCCATCTCTGACTATCAACGGTCGGACGGCGAAACAGCCAACTCATCTGAACCGGCGTCTTCAGGCACCCCGGCGGAACAACGCCGGTGGGAGCAGCTAAAAGTGCAGATGAATGTCCCTATTCCGGAAAACGTGCTGCGCAAACTCGTTTCCATGCGGCCGGAATCGCTCGCTTTTATTCAGACGGAGACGCAGAATCAAATCGCCGATCTGTCTGGCATGCCCGGCTTGACCGATACCCTCGATGAGCTGCCGGAGGGGATGCCGCTCACGCGGTCTGCCGGCAGGGTGCTGCCCTACAGCATGCAGGAAGCGCGGGCCATCGTCCTCGAACGGATCGACGGGTCGGTCCTCACGCAGGAATCGAAAGAAATCCTGCGCAACCTGATTCCGCTTTTCTTGCGGCCCAACTCGACCCTCGATGTGGACGCTACCAAGCGGTTGCGCAATGAGGTGCGCCAGAGCGTCGCCCCGATCACCTTCCTTGTCCGCAAGGATGACGTGATCGTGCGCGCCGGTGATATCGTGACAGAAGAACAGATCCAACTCTTGTCCCAGCTGGAATTGTTGCGGACAGGGTCAGCTTGGCTGAAGCCGGCTGGAATAGCGCTGCTGGTCCTTGTGAACATGATGATCGTGCTCTGGTATCTGCGCACCTACCGGCGCGATCTCTATCTGGATGAACGCATGCTCCTGCTGCTGGCGCTAATGTCCATGTTATCCTTGTTGACGGCGCGGAGCATCGCTTCCATCAACCTCCATGAACAGAGGGAGATCTACAACCAACTGCTTTACGTGATTCCGGCGGCGACAGGACCCATGCTGATCGCCATCCTGCTCGACACCCGCGTGGCCATCTTCATGTCCTTTGTGATCAGTGTCTTTATCGGCGTCATTGCCGACGGCTCAATCCCTCATGCCATCGTGGCTTGGATTGGCTCCCTTGTCGGTGTCTACAGTGTTTCCCGTTTCAGTCAGCGAATGGACTTTGCCCGGGCCGGTTTGACGATGGCTGTGGCCAATGCGTTCACTGTCTTTGCCATCGGTTTGGCCACAGGTGTCAAGCTCCCCCTTATCGCCACCTATGGGTTGCCGATGGCCCTTGTTAACGGGATCCTGTCATCGGTGTTCATGATCGGTTCATTGCCTTACCTGGAGTCTGCTTTTAAGCTGACCACTTCGGTCAAACTGCTTGAACTGGCCAATCCAAACCACCCCTTGCTGCGGCGGCTGCTCATGGAAGCGCCGGGCACCTATCACCACAGCCTGCTCGTGGGCAACCTGGGCGAGGCGGCCGCCGAGATGATCGGCGCTGATGCCTTGTTGGTCCGTCTGGGCGCCTATTACCACGACGTGGGAAAGATCCGCCGGCCGGCATTTTTCATTGAAAACCAGGCGCAGGGGCAAAATCCCCATGATAAGATCGCCCCCTCCTTGAGCACCCTGATTATCACCTCCCATGTCAAAGACGGCGCTGAACTTTGCCGTGAGGCGGGCCTGCCATCTCAGGTGATCGATTTAGTCGAACAGCACCACGGGAACACCCTCGTTTCTTACTTTTATCACCGGGCGCGGGAGGCGGATCGCACTGAATCGGTGCAGGAAGGTGATTTCCGTTACGACGGTCCGAAGCCCCAGAGCAAAGAAGCCGCCTTGATCATGCTGGCCGACACGGTGGAAGCAGCCGTCCGCTCGTTACCCCAACCCACATCGGGCAAGATCGAGGGGCTGGTGCGCAAATTGATCAGAGAGAAACTGAATGATGGGCAGTTGGAGGAGTGCGATCTCACCTTCAAGGACCTTGATCGCATCGCCCAGGCCTTCTGCCGCGTTTTCAACGGGATCTACCATATGCGGATCGAGTATCCGGAGGGTGTCTCCAAAGAATTGGACGGGAGGAAGCGCAGTGGAACTGTATATAGTGGATGA
- the yqfC gene encoding sporulation protein YqfC, giving the protein MAWERGKQRLQKALAGFLEMPKDVLLDYPKITMIGNVQLVLENHRGIVEYADERIRVGITGGQLEIIGEQLVLRTILPEELVVEGRIRQLNYFK; this is encoded by the coding sequence ATGGCCTGGGAACGGGGCAAGCAGCGATTGCAGAAGGCATTGGCCGGATTCCTCGAAATGCCGAAAGATGTGCTTTTGGATTACCCGAAGATCACCATGATCGGGAATGTGCAACTGGTGCTGGAAAACCACCGGGGCATAGTCGAGTATGCCGACGAACGCATCCGCGTCGGCATCACCGGAGGTCAATTAGAGATTATCGGGGAACAACTGGTGCTACGAACGATCCTTCCCGAGGAACTGGTTGTGGAGGGACGCATCCGTCAACTGAACTACTTTAAATGA
- the yqfD gene encoding sporulation protein YqfD, translating into MLRRWWSFWIGFLGIRIEGSQLEKFINMAASRGIPLYDLRREPSGRISAKVRMDGFRSLRHVARKSGSRMRIESRYGLPFYASSLKRQRSLVIGVISFVLTILIMSTFVWDVEVIGNDRVDKQQLLQAAAEKGIRLGRWRPLIDVREAEQAIMGAVPGLEWVGITAKGTRVVIEVQEKVLPKKPAVDGPCNIIATKDGIIQRLMVLVGEGKVVEGERVVKDQVLISGLIFQHKPTIRSQAEDKPEPPKLIDKVQARGEAWAKVSYDQWIEEPVVLEGTVPTGAVSEQWRIKWGNKEIIIKGPPSNPYPVGVEEVSLRTPSLWRNLGLPVEIIKAEYHELRAFRHERTAQEAMTAAQEKARQAVSVLLPPGARVLREMVLPQPAPPGMVKVKVSVETLEDIGQPQPIETST; encoded by the coding sequence ATGTTGCGCCGTTGGTGGTCTTTTTGGATCGGCTTTTTGGGCATCAGAATAGAAGGATCGCAATTGGAGAAGTTCATCAACATGGCGGCAAGCCGGGGCATCCCTCTGTACGACCTGCGGCGGGAACCGTCAGGCCGCATATCGGCGAAGGTGCGGATGGATGGCTTTCGTTCCCTCCGCCATGTGGCCCGCAAGTCAGGCAGCCGGATGCGCATCGAGTCGCGCTACGGCTTGCCTTTTTACGCGTCATCGTTGAAGCGGCAGCGATCTCTCGTCATCGGTGTCATTTCGTTTGTGCTGACGATTTTGATTATGTCCACCTTTGTCTGGGATGTGGAAGTCATCGGCAATGATCGGGTGGACAAGCAGCAGCTTTTGCAGGCAGCCGCCGAGAAGGGGATTCGTTTAGGACGATGGCGTCCCCTGATCGATGTGCGGGAGGCGGAACAAGCGATCATGGGCGCCGTTCCAGGGCTGGAATGGGTGGGCATCACGGCGAAAGGAACCCGCGTCGTTATAGAAGTGCAGGAAAAAGTGTTGCCCAAAAAACCGGCTGTAGACGGACCTTGCAATATCATCGCAACGAAGGACGGTATCATTCAACGCCTGATGGTGCTCGTTGGGGAGGGAAAAGTCGTTGAGGGTGAACGAGTCGTCAAGGATCAGGTGTTGATCTCCGGGCTCATTTTCCAACACAAGCCAACAATACGATCACAAGCAGAAGATAAGCCCGAACCGCCTAAACTAATCGACAAGGTGCAAGCCCGAGGGGAAGCATGGGCCAAGGTGTCATACGATCAATGGATCGAGGAACCTGTTGTGCTGGAAGGGACGGTTCCAACAGGAGCTGTGAGCGAACAATGGCGCATAAAATGGGGAAATAAAGAGATCATCATAAAAGGTCCGCCTAGCAACCCCTATCCTGTCGGCGTTGAAGAGGTTTCTCTGAGAACTCCTTCATTATGGAGGAATCTAGGCTTACCCGTCGAAATAATAAAAGCAGAGTATCATGAACTGCGCGCCTTCCGTCATGAACGCACTGCTCAGGAAGCGATGACAGCGGCGCAGGAGAAAGCCAGGCAGGCTGTCAGTGTTCTGCTGCCGCCGGGCGCCCGGGTGTTGCGGGAGATGGTACTCCCCCAACCGGCGCCCCCGGGAATGGTCAAGGTGAAAGTATCCGTGGAAACGCTGGAAGACATTGGCCAGCCCCAGCCGATCGAAACAAGCACATAA
- a CDS encoding PhoH family protein: MSVSGQEQRIHLKDNWEAVELFGQRDENLRLIERLSGAKIVARGAEIIVTGNESAVEASTRLIEQAIALVRSGRKVGQGEIEYAFRLVNEGHQPLIAEVLGDVVMTTPRGKQIKAKTLGQRKYLQLIRRNQIIFGIGPAGTGKTYLAVVMAVQALKNKEVNRIILTRPAVEAGEKLGFLPGDLQEKVDPYLRPLYDGLFDTMGAEPTQKYMERGIIEIAPLAYMRGRTLDDSFIILDEAQNTTPEQMKMFLTRIGFGSKAVVTGDITQVDLPRGANSGLVTVQKILQGIEGLVFHFFTTEDVVRNPLVGRIIRAYEDYEGRLGQGNE, from the coding sequence CTGTCGGTATCCGGCCAAGAGCAAAGAATCCATCTGAAAGATAACTGGGAAGCGGTCGAGCTTTTCGGCCAGCGTGATGAGAATCTGCGGTTGATCGAGCGCCTGAGTGGAGCCAAGATAGTGGCTCGCGGCGCTGAGATCATTGTCACAGGCAACGAGTCTGCTGTCGAGGCATCGACCCGGCTGATTGAACAAGCGATCGCCTTGGTTCGGTCTGGACGAAAAGTGGGACAGGGCGAGATCGAGTATGCCTTTCGACTGGTCAACGAAGGCCATCAACCGCTGATCGCCGAGGTGCTTGGTGATGTAGTCATGACGACGCCGCGAGGAAAGCAGATTAAGGCGAAAACCTTGGGGCAACGGAAATACCTGCAACTCATCCGCCGAAACCAGATCATTTTCGGCATCGGACCGGCAGGAACTGGCAAGACTTATTTAGCCGTCGTCATGGCCGTGCAGGCGCTGAAGAACAAGGAAGTGAACCGGATCATCTTGACCCGCCCGGCCGTCGAGGCGGGGGAAAAACTTGGCTTTCTTCCGGGAGACCTGCAAGAGAAGGTGGACCCCTACCTGCGCCCTCTGTATGACGGACTTTTTGACACCATGGGCGCCGAACCGACCCAAAAATACATGGAGCGGGGAATCATCGAGATCGCGCCGCTGGCGTACATGCGCGGACGCACCCTTGACGATTCCTTCATCATCCTTGATGAGGCCCAAAACACAACACCGGAACAAATGAAGATGTTTCTAACCCGTATCGGTTTCGGCTCAAAGGCCGTTGTAACTGGTGACATCACACAGGTAGATTTGCCCCGGGGCGCGAACTCGGGGCTTGTGACTGTGCAGAAGATCCTGCAGGGTATCGAAGGACTCGTTTTTCATTTCTTCACCACGGAAGATGTGGTGCGCAACCCGCTCGTCGGTCGGATCATTCGCGCCTATGAGGATTATGAAGGCCGTTTGGGACAGGGAAATGAATGA
- a CDS encoding histidine triad nucleotide-binding protein: protein MSECIFCRIIRREIPAQFVYEDEQVVAFRDINPVAPTHILIIPREHIASVAEATPEHQALLGQILLAAPRIAEKIGIEKDNFRLVINTGADAGQTVFHIHVHLLAGRALAWPPG from the coding sequence TTGAGCGAATGTATCTTTTGCAGGATCATCCGGCGGGAGATCCCGGCCCAATTCGTCTACGAAGATGAACAGGTTGTCGCCTTTCGGGACATCAACCCGGTGGCACCGACTCATATCCTGATCATCCCCCGTGAACACATCGCTTCTGTGGCAGAGGCCACCCCCGAACATCAGGCGCTTTTGGGTCAAATCCTCTTAGCAGCCCCCAGGATCGCTGAAAAGATCGGCATCGAGAAGGATAATTTCCGGCTTGTGATCAACACCGGCGCTGACGCCGGTCAGACCGTCTTTCACATCCACGTCCATCTCCTGGCCGGAAGAGCCTTGGCTTGGCCGCCGGGATAA
- the mtaB gene encoding tRNA (N(6)-L-threonylcarbamoyladenosine(37)-C(2))-methylthiotransferase MtaB, with protein MNPGEPTAAFHTLGCKVNQGETDAIAGMFKARGYAIVPFDAPADVYVVNTCTVTHLSDRKSRQAIRKANRQNPDAVVVVTGCYAQTAADEVQAIEGVDIVVGTDRRSAIVDLVEEHRRSGETVNTVYDSCRIERFEELPAAPERSRARATIKIQDGCDLYCTYCIIPYARGPVRSRRIESVVEEATRLTGEGFKEIVLSGIHLGAYGSDFNADLAKLIVELCRIPGLRRIRVGSVEPQEFTPELLEAVVHPRVCPHFHIPLQSGSDAVLERMGRRYRRQDFLDVTRKIQQMIPGVAITSDVIVGFPGEREADYLLSEELCRATGLAGLHVFPYSPRRGTPAATFPDQIPSAVKQERAQRLAKLARELASDYAKGFVGQIREVLAEEQVDGVWTGHTDNYLKVFFTDPAGSSPEETVPVIKREDLVRLHLRRIRPDGALEGLPIELA; from the coding sequence ATGAATCCCGGAGAACCCACCGCTGCATTTCACACCCTTGGCTGCAAGGTCAACCAGGGCGAGACAGACGCTATCGCCGGCATGTTTAAAGCCCGCGGATACGCTATCGTGCCTTTTGACGCGCCGGCTGATGTCTATGTTGTCAACACCTGCACCGTCACTCATCTCAGTGATCGCAAATCCCGCCAGGCCATCCGCAAGGCCAACCGGCAGAACCCTGACGCAGTCGTCGTCGTGACCGGTTGCTATGCCCAGACAGCCGCTGATGAGGTCCAAGCCATCGAGGGGGTAGATATCGTCGTTGGCACCGATCGGCGCAGTGCCATTGTCGATCTGGTGGAGGAGCATCGGCGAAGCGGGGAGACAGTGAATACCGTTTATGACTCATGCCGGATCGAGCGCTTTGAGGAGCTCCCTGCCGCACCAGAACGCTCACGTGCCCGGGCGACGATAAAGATCCAGGATGGTTGTGATCTCTACTGCACATACTGCATCATCCCTTATGCGCGCGGTCCCGTGCGCAGTCGCAGGATAGAGAGTGTTGTCGAGGAGGCCACAAGACTTACCGGTGAGGGGTTTAAGGAGATCGTTCTTTCTGGGATCCATCTGGGCGCATACGGGAGTGATTTCAACGCAGACCTGGCCAAGTTGATCGTTGAACTCTGCCGCATCCCCGGTCTGCGGCGCATCCGTGTCGGTTCTGTGGAACCCCAGGAGTTTACGCCAGAACTGTTGGAGGCCGTCGTCCATCCCCGTGTCTGTCCTCACTTCCACATCCCCTTGCAATCGGGATCAGATGCGGTGTTAGAACGAATGGGCCGCCGGTACCGGCGGCAGGATTTTCTTGATGTGACACGGAAGATCCAACAAATGATCCCTGGCGTGGCGATCACCAGCGATGTCATCGTCGGTTTTCCCGGAGAGCGAGAAGCGGATTACCTGTTGTCGGAGGAACTCTGCCGCGCCACCGGGCTCGCCGGTCTCCATGTCTTTCCCTATTCACCGCGTCGCGGAACGCCTGCGGCAACCTTCCCCGATCAAATTCCTTCGGCTGTCAAGCAGGAGCGGGCGCAGCGACTCGCCAAACTGGCCCGCGAATTGGCCAGCGATTACGCCAAGGGCTTTGTCGGTCAAATTCGAGAAGTGCTGGCAGAAGAACAGGTCGACGGCGTTTGGACTGGACATACGGACAACTACCTGAAGGTCTTTTTCACAGATCCGGCTGGAAGCTCGCCAGAGGAGACGGTGCCGGTGATTAAACGGGAGGATTTGGTCCGCCTTCACTTGCGCCGCATCCGGCCTGACGGCGCCCTCGAAGGGCTTCCCATCGAGCTGGCTTGA
- the ybeY gene encoding rRNA maturation RNase YbeY, which translates to MELYIVDEREGVTKAPEMEESWQLMLEQLAFACLEEVGYPLEDTEISLVLTNDEKIRRLNAEYRNIDQPTDVLSFAMEEGLDDEADFHFDDPTAGKVLGDIIISVETAERQAQEYGHSLEREMGFLFVHGMLHLLGYDHCDEEQRSRMRALEEKILRNQGLQREWT; encoded by the coding sequence GTGGAACTGTATATAGTGGATGAACGGGAAGGTGTCACCAAGGCGCCGGAAATGGAGGAATCGTGGCAACTGATGCTGGAGCAGTTGGCCTTTGCTTGTCTGGAAGAGGTCGGTTATCCGCTGGAGGATACGGAGATCAGTCTCGTCCTGACCAACGATGAAAAAATCCGCCGCTTGAATGCTGAGTACCGGAACATCGATCAGCCGACAGACGTGCTTTCCTTCGCCATGGAAGAAGGGCTTGACGATGAGGCGGACTTCCACTTCGACGATCCCACAGCCGGCAAGGTGCTCGGCGACATCATCATCTCTGTTGAAACAGCAGAGCGACAGGCCCAGGAGTATGGCCATTCTCTCGAACGGGAAATGGGGTTTCTCTTTGTCCATGGCATGTTGCATCTCTTGGGCTATGACCACTGTGACGAGGAGCAGAGGAGCCGCATGCGGGCACTGGAAGAAAAGATCCTGAGAAACCAAGGACTGCAACGGGAATGGACTTGA
- the rpsU gene encoding 30S ribosomal protein S21, with protein MSEVRVGKNETLDSALRRFKRSCQKAGVLSECRKREHYVKPSVKRKKKSEAARKRKST; from the coding sequence ATGAGCGAAGTACGAGTAGGTAAAAATGAGACTTTAGATAGCGCCCTGCGGCGTTTTAAGCGCTCCTGCCAGAAAGCGGGCGTTTTGTCGGAATGCCGCAAGCGTGAACACTATGTCAAACCCAGTGTGAAACGGAAGAAAAAATCAGAGGCAGCCCGGAAACGGAAGTCCACCTGA
- the prmA gene encoding 50S ribosomal protein L11 methyltransferase → MKWREIAITTRQENADAMAEIFEAVGAMGMVIEDPQLIASYIESNVWDLHDVEIPDVPEGMIRVKTYLAIDNTLEERLAALQEELSARERSEKWPAHAWTMTDLHEDDWAHAWKAFFKPEKVGRRVVIRPTWEEYVPKEDDLVISIDPGMAFGTGTHPTTVMCIRALEDYVHAEAHVLDVGTGSGVLSIAAALLGAKRVLAVDNDPVAVATAQENVILNQVDEIVEVRRNDLLSGLSEQADILVANIIADVIIRLAPQAAALLAPEGIMIASGIIQNRLDDVVAAMTEKGFSIEELISHGEWAAIVARRAGVSAEG, encoded by the coding sequence TTGAAATGGCGTGAGATCGCCATCACCACCCGGCAGGAAAATGCCGACGCGATGGCCGAGATTTTTGAAGCAGTCGGGGCTATGGGGATGGTCATCGAGGATCCCCAACTGATTGCCAGCTATATTGAAAGCAATGTCTGGGACCTTCATGATGTGGAGATCCCCGATGTGCCGGAAGGCATGATCCGGGTGAAGACATACCTCGCCATCGACAATACCCTGGAAGAGCGGCTTGCGGCGTTGCAGGAAGAACTGTCGGCCCGGGAACGATCCGAAAAATGGCCCGCCCATGCCTGGACGATGACGGACCTCCATGAGGACGACTGGGCTCATGCCTGGAAAGCCTTTTTTAAACCGGAAAAAGTCGGTCGCCGTGTCGTCATCCGGCCGACCTGGGAAGAATATGTCCCTAAAGAAGATGACCTTGTCATCTCCATCGACCCGGGGATGGCCTTCGGAACCGGCACCCATCCTACGACGGTCATGTGTATCCGCGCCCTTGAGGACTATGTCCACGCCGAAGCTCACGTCCTCGATGTAGGCACCGGCTCCGGCGTACTTTCCATTGCTGCCGCCTTGCTGGGCGCGAAAAGAGTGCTCGCCGTCGACAATGACCCGGTGGCTGTGGCCACAGCCCAAGAAAACGTGATCTTGAATCAGGTTGATGAGATTGTGGAAGTTCGCCGTAATGACCTGTTGAGCGGGTTGTCGGAACAGGCTGACATCCTGGTGGCCAACATCATCGCCGATGTGATCATCCGCTTGGCCCCTCAAGCGGCGGCTTTGCTCGCTCCTGAGGGGATCATGATTGCTTCAGGCATCATACAGAACCGTCTCGATGATGTGGTGGCGGCGATGACGGAAAAAGGTTTTTCCATCGAAGAACTGATCAGCCACGGCGAATGGGCCGCCATTGTCGCCCGCAGGGCCGGCGTCTCAGCGGAAGGCTGA